One window of the Flexibacter flexilis DSM 6793 genome contains the following:
- a CDS encoding Rpn family recombination-promoting nuclease/putative transposase, producing MKAKYVNPFTDFGFKKIFGEEASKDILIDFLTSLLPDSYITDLTFNDKERLGLSQDDRKAVYDIYCENKNGEKIIVELQKAKQNYFKDRTIYYASFPIQEQAEQGKWNYQLKAVYCIGILDFTFDEAKQQKNEVVHTVQLKDQNNQVFYDKLKFVYLEMPHFDKPEQALVTRLDKWLYFIKHLEDFQSIPEIFKDDVFARAFNKAEIAQYSSAEKDEYEQSLKTYRDLKGVIDTAFDEGKLEGLLEVAKSMKADGEPIEKIKRYTGLSENEINNL from the coding sequence ATGAAAGCCAAATACGTCAATCCATTTACGGATTTTGGATTTAAGAAAATCTTTGGAGAGGAAGCCAGTAAGGACATTCTTATTGATTTCCTGACGAGTTTGTTGCCCGACAGTTACATTACAGACCTGACTTTCAACGACAAAGAAAGGTTGGGTTTGAGCCAAGACGACCGAAAAGCCGTTTACGATATTTATTGCGAAAACAAAAACGGTGAAAAAATTATAGTAGAATTACAGAAAGCAAAACAGAATTATTTTAAAGACAGAACCATTTATTACGCTTCGTTTCCGATTCAGGAGCAAGCCGAGCAAGGCAAATGGAATTATCAACTAAAGGCCGTTTATTGCATCGGCATTTTGGATTTTACGTTTGACGAAGCCAAGCAACAGAAAAACGAGGTAGTTCATACCGTGCAATTGAAAGACCAAAACAATCAGGTTTTCTATGATAAACTAAAGTTTGTCTATCTGGAAATGCCGCATTTTGACAAACCAGAGCAGGCACTTGTTACGCGCTTGGACAAATGGTTGTATTTTATCAAACACTTAGAAGATTTCCAGAGTATTCCCGAAATTTTCAAAGATGATGTTTTTGCGCGGGCTTTTAACAAAGCCGAAATAGCGCAATACAGCAGCGCGGAAAAAGACGAGTACGAACAAAGTTTGAAAACCTACCGCGACTTAAAAGGCGTAATTGATACGGCTTTTGATGAAGGAAAGTTAGAAGGGCTTCTGGAAGTTGCCAAATCAATGAAAGCCGACGGCGAGCCTATCGAAAAAATTAAAAGATACACGGGATTATCCGAAAATGAGATAAATAATTTGTAA
- a CDS encoding 2-oxoglutarate dehydrogenase E1 component, protein MDKYSYIANGHGSFFDELYAAYKQDPSSVDISWQKFFEGFEFSQQFSENGQAAPVSGGVSDKEIKVLALINAYRTRGHLESKTNPVRPRKDRHAFLSLADFGLSDADLDTPFAAGAEIGIGTAPLRKIVESLKYIYTGTVGFEYTYIREPEVLQWLRAKIEKEALEFKPSLDTKKRILSKLNEAVVFENFLHTKYIGQKRFSLEGGETTIAALDAIISRSADLGVEEVIIGMAHRGRLNVLANIMGKTYENIFNEFEGTATPDLTMGDGDVKYHMGYSSQVVTPTGKKVDLKLAPNPSHLEAVNPVVEGFARSKVDAQYGGDASKVLPILIHGDAAVAGQGIVYEVTQMAKLAGYYTGGTLHFVINNQVGFTTDFTDARSAIYSTDVAKIIDAPVIHVNGDDPEAVIYAVQLASEYRQKFKGDIFVDMVCYRRHGHNESDEPKFTQPALYNIIAKHPNPREVYNKKLIERGDVDAQLAENMDKEFRDLLQDRLNLVKQKPLPYAYQPMEKEWQELRRSTQSDFDKSPETGISEETVVQVAKALTTVPETFKPIKQVEKLLKDRQEMFFETKQLNWAAAELLAYGSILSEGKTVRLSGQDVQRGTFSHRHAVVNDSVTNVPHNSLAHLSENQGKFHIYNSLLSEYGVLGFEFGYAMANPNALVLWEAQFGDFANGAQVMIDQFVVCSETKWQRMNGLVMLLPHGYEGQGPEHSNARPERFLQLCAEYNVVVANITVPSNFFHLLRRQLTWPFRKPCIVMSPKSMLRHPLAVSPLSEFTQGHFREVIGDAYADADPKAVKKVLLCSGKVYYDLYEKQQAEKRNDVAIIRVEQLHPFPTKQVYDLLNKYKNPKVSWVQEEPENMGAWSYVLRQYRYVQLDIVSRKPSASPATGYGKVHAKEQEEILKKAFTI, encoded by the coding sequence ATGGATAAATATTCCTATATCGCAAACGGTCATGGCTCTTTTTTTGATGAGCTATACGCTGCGTACAAGCAAGACCCCAGCTCTGTAGATATTAGCTGGCAAAAATTCTTTGAAGGTTTCGAGTTTTCGCAACAATTCAGCGAAAATGGACAAGCTGCCCCTGTTTCTGGCGGTGTTTCTGACAAAGAAATTAAGGTTTTGGCACTTATTAACGCCTACCGCACACGCGGACACCTCGAATCAAAAACAAACCCTGTTCGCCCTCGTAAAGATCGTCACGCATTTTTGTCTTTGGCTGATTTTGGCCTAAGCGATGCCGACCTTGATACGCCTTTTGCGGCAGGTGCAGAAATTGGCATCGGAACAGCTCCGCTTCGCAAAATCGTAGAATCGCTCAAATACATTTATACTGGTACGGTTGGTTTTGAATACACGTACATTCGCGAACCAGAAGTATTGCAGTGGTTGCGTGCCAAAATTGAGAAAGAAGCCTTAGAATTTAAGCCTTCTTTGGATACAAAAAAACGCATTCTTTCCAAACTAAACGAAGCCGTAGTATTCGAGAACTTCTTGCATACCAAATACATCGGCCAAAAACGTTTCTCTTTGGAAGGTGGCGAAACAACCATCGCCGCACTTGATGCCATCATTTCGCGCAGTGCCGATTTGGGCGTAGAAGAAGTGATTATTGGCATGGCACACCGTGGCCGCCTCAACGTATTGGCCAACATTATGGGCAAAACGTATGAAAACATCTTCAACGAATTTGAAGGTACAGCAACGCCAGACCTTACGATGGGTGACGGCGACGTAAAATATCACATGGGTTATTCGAGCCAAGTAGTTACGCCAACTGGTAAAAAAGTTGACCTTAAACTTGCGCCAAACCCTTCTCACCTTGAAGCGGTAAACCCTGTAGTAGAAGGTTTTGCACGTTCTAAAGTAGATGCACAATACGGCGGAGACGCTTCTAAAGTATTGCCAATCTTGATTCATGGTGATGCTGCCGTAGCGGGTCAAGGCATTGTGTACGAAGTGACACAAATGGCGAAATTGGCAGGTTACTACACTGGCGGTACGCTTCATTTTGTAATCAACAACCAAGTTGGTTTTACAACAGACTTTACAGACGCTCGTTCGGCGATTTATAGCACAGACGTTGCCAAAATCATTGACGCGCCAGTTATTCACGTAAATGGCGACGACCCAGAAGCTGTAATTTACGCCGTACAATTGGCCAGCGAATACCGCCAAAAATTCAAAGGCGATATTTTCGTAGATATGGTTTGTTACCGTCGTCATGGACACAACGAAAGCGATGAACCAAAATTCACGCAACCAGCTCTTTACAACATCATTGCCAAGCACCCAAATCCGCGCGAAGTTTATAACAAAAAATTGATTGAGCGTGGCGATGTAGATGCACAATTGGCCGAAAACATGGACAAAGAATTCCGTGATTTGTTGCAAGACCGCCTGAATTTGGTAAAACAAAAACCATTGCCGTACGCTTACCAACCAATGGAAAAAGAATGGCAAGAGTTGCGTCGCTCGACACAAAGCGACTTCGACAAATCGCCAGAAACAGGCATTTCGGAAGAAACTGTGGTACAAGTAGCCAAAGCACTTACGACTGTTCCTGAAACATTTAAGCCAATCAAACAAGTTGAGAAATTGTTGAAAGACCGTCAAGAAATGTTCTTCGAGACAAAACAACTCAACTGGGCAGCGGCCGAATTGTTGGCTTACGGTTCTATTTTGTCGGAAGGCAAAACGGTTCGTTTGAGCGGCCAAGACGTACAACGCGGTACTTTCTCGCACCGTCATGCCGTAGTAAACGATTCGGTTACCAACGTGCCGCACAACAGCTTGGCGCATTTATCTGAAAATCAAGGTAAATTCCATATTTATAACTCATTACTTTCTGAGTACGGCGTGTTAGGCTTTGAGTTTGGTTATGCAATGGCCAACCCTAACGCTTTGGTATTGTGGGAAGCACAATTCGGTGATTTCGCGAACGGTGCGCAAGTAATGATTGACCAATTCGTAGTTTGTTCGGAAACGAAATGGCAACGTATGAACGGTTTGGTAATGTTGTTACCACACGGCTACGAAGGCCAAGGCCCAGAACACTCAAACGCGCGTCCTGAACGTTTCTTGCAATTGTGCGCCGAATACAACGTGGTAGTAGCGAACATTACAGTTCCTTCAAACTTCTTCCACTTGTTGCGTCGCCAACTTACATGGCCGTTCCGTAAGCCTTGTATCGTGATGTCGCCAAAATCTATGTTGCGTCATCCGTTGGCTGTGTCGCCGTTGTCGGAGTTTACACAAGGTCATTTCCGCGAGGTAATCGGCGATGCTTACGCAGACGCAGACCCTAAAGCAGTGAAAAAAGTGCTTTTGTGCTCAGGCAAAGTGTATTACGATTTGTACGAAAAACAACAAGCCGAGAAACGCAACGACGTGGCCATTATTCGCGTGGAGCAATTGCACCCATTCCCAACCAAACAGGTGTACGACTTACTCAACAAATACAAAAATCCGAAAGTATCTTGGGTACAAGAAGAGCCTGAAAACATGGGCGCGTGGAGCTACGTGTTACGCCAATATCGTTATGTACAATTAGACATCGTATCGCGTAAGCCAAGTGCTTCGCCTGCAACTGGTTATGGCAAAGTACACGCCAAAGAGCAAGAGGAAATCTTGAAAAAAGCGTTTACTATCTAA